A part of Pectinatus sottacetonis genomic DNA contains:
- a CDS encoding sensor histidine kinase has translation MTETHKSPDEILQLIEKEEKKAKYGQLKIFFGYAAGVGKTYAMLKAAHREKDQGTDVVAGYIEPHARPQTTKLLAGLEQLPPRIVIHGDISLKEFDIDRALMRKPQLILVDELAHTNADECRHKKRYKDIEELLKAGINVYTTVNVQHIESLNDIVASITGIIVQERIPDFVFDNADQVELVDIEPDDLIKRLNEGAIYKTVRVQTALKNFFTVENLIALRELALRRTADRVNKISQKARSESKGEYYTDEHVLVCLSSSPSNPRIIRTAARLSRAFNGKFTALFVRTGDFGNYSAANKLRLRENTRLAEQMGAGIEMVTGDDIAYQIAEFAKYAGVSKIVIGRSTTKSKIGFIRQGFLDKLINLASNLDIYVIPDKATPIYKKKMKSIFSRGVNKADLYKIVVMWLVTTLIAFLFSIINLGQADIATIYILSVLITGVITSDRFYSILLSFFNVLTFDYLFVSPKYTFSYSDYKYTGTFLIMFIAAFITASLASKIKRQSEQSVQTAYRTKILLDTNQLLQKAKDINEIAQITAGQLLKLIGRTIIYYGCNEDKLLAPVIRASDKDKDLNTYISVNEKAVAQWVFKNNKHAGASTNTLGSAKCLYMAIRTEDRVHGVIGIALADSRLDPFESSIVLSILGECSLAMEKELYNQKRRQAAVQVQNEKLRSNFLRSISHDLRTPLTSISGNADFLLNNGENIGADKRKKIYTAVYDDAKWLINLVENILSITRIENGNMKINRQVELINDVINEAVSHIADSQKAGHVIKFIEPANMYFSKFDAKLIMQVVINIIDNALKYTPDGSIIEIKVKKQGKYIAISIADDGDGIADDKKEKVFDMFYTGDNKSADSRRGMGIGLALCKSIIEAHGGTIEIKDNKPKGTIFVFTLLVEEVNINE, from the coding sequence ATGACAGAAACTCATAAATCACCTGATGAAATATTGCAGTTGATAGAAAAAGAAGAAAAAAAAGCAAAATATGGACAGTTGAAAATATTTTTCGGTTATGCGGCAGGCGTTGGCAAGACATATGCAATGCTTAAAGCGGCTCATAGGGAAAAAGATCAAGGAACAGATGTCGTTGCCGGATACATTGAACCACATGCCAGACCTCAGACAACAAAACTTTTGGCCGGGCTGGAGCAGCTGCCGCCGCGTATTGTCATCCATGGTGATATTTCACTTAAAGAATTTGATATAGACAGGGCTTTAATGCGTAAGCCGCAGCTTATTCTTGTTGACGAATTGGCCCACACCAATGCGGATGAATGCCGTCATAAAAAGCGCTATAAAGATATAGAAGAATTATTGAAAGCCGGTATTAATGTATATACTACAGTCAATGTACAGCATATTGAAAGTCTTAATGATATAGTAGCATCAATAACGGGGATAATTGTTCAGGAAAGAATACCAGACTTTGTTTTCGATAATGCAGATCAGGTGGAACTAGTTGATATAGAACCGGATGACCTTATAAAACGTCTTAATGAAGGGGCAATATATAAGACAGTACGAGTGCAGACAGCATTAAAAAATTTTTTTACTGTTGAAAATCTTATTGCTTTGCGGGAACTGGCTTTGCGTCGTACAGCCGATCGTGTGAATAAAATATCACAAAAAGCCCGTAGTGAGTCAAAAGGTGAATATTATACAGACGAGCATGTTCTTGTCTGCTTATCATCATCACCCTCAAATCCCAGGATAATAAGGACGGCAGCACGACTTTCCCGAGCTTTTAATGGCAAGTTTACGGCTCTTTTTGTTCGTACAGGTGATTTTGGAAATTATTCTGCTGCTAATAAACTGCGGTTGCGGGAAAATACTCGTCTGGCAGAACAGATGGGGGCGGGAATTGAAATGGTAACTGGTGATGATATTGCCTATCAGATCGCGGAATTTGCCAAATATGCCGGAGTGTCGAAAATAGTTATTGGCAGAAGTACAACTAAGTCAAAAATAGGTTTTATTCGTCAGGGATTTTTGGATAAGCTTATAAATTTGGCATCTAATCTGGATATTTATGTCATTCCTGATAAAGCCACACCTATTTATAAGAAAAAAATGAAATCAATATTCAGTAGAGGGGTTAATAAAGCTGATTTATATAAAATAGTTGTCATGTGGTTGGTGACAACCTTAATAGCATTTTTGTTTAGTATTATAAATCTTGGACAGGCTGATATAGCAACAATATATATATTAAGTGTACTAATAACAGGAGTTATAACATCAGATCGGTTTTATAGTATACTGTTATCTTTTTTTAATGTGCTTACCTTTGATTATTTGTTTGTTTCTCCCAAATATACATTTTCTTATTCAGACTATAAATATACAGGGACATTTTTGATAATGTTTATCGCAGCTTTTATCACGGCCAGTCTGGCTAGTAAAATAAAAAGGCAGTCAGAGCAGTCAGTTCAAACAGCTTATAGAACTAAAATATTACTTGATACCAATCAGCTGCTGCAAAAAGCAAAAGATATAAATGAAATAGCGCAAATTACTGCAGGCCAGCTTTTAAAATTAATCGGCAGGACGATTATCTATTATGGGTGTAATGAGGACAAATTGCTGGCACCTGTCATCAGGGCATCAGATAAAGACAAAGACCTTAATACATATATATCTGTTAATGAAAAAGCTGTTGCCCAGTGGGTTTTTAAAAATAATAAGCATGCCGGGGCATCTACCAATACATTAGGAAGTGCAAAGTGTCTGTATATGGCAATACGGACAGAGGATCGTGTTCATGGAGTTATTGGCATTGCACTTGCAGACAGTCGATTGGATCCTTTTGAAAGCAGTATTGTTTTATCTATCTTAGGAGAATGTTCACTGGCTATGGAAAAAGAATTGTATAATCAGAAACGCCGTCAGGCTGCGGTCCAGGTACAAAACGAAAAACTGCGCAGTAATTTTCTTCGATCCATTTCCCATGATTTGCGTACACCTCTGACCAGTATATCTGGCAATGCTGATTTTTTACTTAATAATGGGGAAAATATAGGTGCTGATAAACGAAAAAAAATTTATACAGCTGTTTATGATGATGCCAAATGGCTTATAAATCTTGTGGAGAATATTTTATCTATCACGCGCATAGAAAATGGCAATATGAAAATAAATCGACAAGTCGAGCTGATCAATGATGTAATAAATGAAGCTGTTTCCCATATAGCTGACTCACAGAAAGCAGGACATGTTATAAAGTTTATCGAACCAGCCAATATGTATTTTTCCAAGTTTGATGCAAAATTAATAATGCAGGTTGTTATTAACATAATTGACAATGCTTTGAAATATACGCCTGATGGTTCAATTATAGAAATAAAGGTGAAAAAACAGGGAAAATATATTGCTATATCTATTGCCGACGATGGTGACGGAATTGCCGATGACAAAAAAGAAAAAGTATTTGATATGTTTTACACAGGTGATAATAAATCTGCTGACAGCAGAAGAGGTATGGGGATTGGTCTAGCCTTATGCAAAAGTATAATAGAAGCTCATGGTGGGACAATAGAAATAAAGGATAATAAACCTAAGGGAACCATATTTGTATTCACATTGCTGGTGGAGGAGGTAAATATAAATGAATAA